A stretch of DNA from Triticum dicoccoides isolate Atlit2015 ecotype Zavitan chromosome 2A, WEW_v2.0, whole genome shotgun sequence:
cgcctttaggttaaattcctcttgtctgtgctcatcccatgtacgtacaccgtttccattccacgactgtaaaagttcttcaactaatggccttaggtacacatcaatgtcgttgccgggttgcttagggccttggataagaactggcatcataatgaacttccgcttcatgcacatccaaggaggaaggttatacatacatagagtcacaggccaggtgttgtgattgctgctctgctccccgaaaggattaatgccatccgcgcttaaagcaaaccatatgttccttgggtcctttgcaaactcatcccagtactttctctcgatttttctccactgcgacccgtcagcgggtgctctcaatttcccgtctttcttacggtactcactgtgccatcgcatcaacttggcatgctttccgtttctgaacagacatttcaaccgtggtattataggagcataccacatcaccttcgcaggaaccctcttcctgtggggctcgccgtgaacatcaccagggtcatctcgtctgatcttataccgcaatgcaccgcataccgggcatgcgttcagatccttgtatgcaccgcggtataggatgcagtcattagggcatgcatgtatcttctctacctccaatcctagagggcatacgaccttctttgctacgtatgtactgtcgggcaattcgttatcctttggaagcttcttcttcaatattttcagtagcttctcaaatcctttgtcaggcacagcattctctgccttccactgcagcaattccagtacggtaccgagctttgtgttgccatcttcgcaattggggtacaacccttttttgtgatcctctaacatgcaatcgaacttcagcttctccttttgactttcgcattgcgtccttgcatcgacaatgacccggcggagatcatcatcatcgggcacatcatctggttcctcttgatcttcagcagcttcacccgttgcagcatcattgggcacatcgtctggttcctcttgatcttcaccagctccccccgttgcagcatcacggtattcaggggcacatagttgtcatcgtactcttcttcttcgtcgtcttccatcataacccctatttctccgtgactcatccaaacattatagtgtggcatgaaacccttgtaaagcaggtgggtgtgaaggattttccggttagagtaagacatcgtattcccacatttagtgcatggacaacacataaaaccattctgcttgtttgcctcagccgcatcgagaaactcatgcacgcccttaatgtactcggaggtgtgtctgtcaccgtacatccattgccggttcatctgcgtgcattatatataattaagtgtccaaattaatagaagttcatcatcacattaaaaccaaagtacatacatagttctcatctaacaacatgtagctctccaaagcatctaattaattaaaccatacattgaaactatgtaaaacattttaatgcgaaaacaaaggcgatcataatcgcaaccaaggtaacaattgatccaacggcataatgataccaagcctcggtatgaatggcatattttctaatctttctaatcttcaagcgcattgcatccatcttgatcttgtgatcatcgacgacatctgcaacatgcaactccaatatcatcttctcctcctcaattttttttattttttccttcaagaaattgttttcttcttcaactaaatttaacctctcgacaatagggtcggttggaatttccggttcacatacatcctagataaataaaatctatgtcacgttggtcggcataattttcataaacaataaatgaaccaatagttataaagataatatatataccacatccgaatcatagacaggacgagggccgacgggggcggataccaaaaccatcgcactatataagatgcaataataaaagtaagaaaatgatacaagtatctatctaaacatacaagtaagaatatttttcctttcagaaagaagataagaacaagaggctcaccacggtggtgtcggtgatgagatcggcgcgggtgatcgacggcggtgaagacgggggtggggcgtgatggaccgctaaatctagagttttgaggtcgagcttcgagaggagaaagcttaactagtgtggctcgggcatttcatcgaacacctcatatgcataggaggtgagctagagcaccacaaagccctcccctcgccggccagagaaaaacagagcactggagtgctctgctcgcgggtgagggtatatataggcacctcattggtcccggttcgtggcatgaaccgggactaaaggggagcctttggtcccggttcaggccaccaaccgggaccaatggtgatgggccaggagcgaggcccattggtcccggttcgtcccgccaaccgggaccaaaaggtccagacgaaccgggaccaatggcccacgtggcctggccggccccctgggctcacgaaccgggtccaatgcctccattggtcccggttctagactgaaccgggactaatgggctgatccggcctggacctttgcccccttttctactagtgcatggatAGTGGGGACGGATTTTTTTTTCAACAACTTCATTTTTTCGTAGATGATTCGTCGTCAGAAGACAAAGATCTTGTGGTTTTTGCATTAGTCGCCAATGACCACATTTGCTAGGCAGCGACCTAGGTTCAGGGGATCAATCCCGGACCATGCTCCGTCcttgaaccgcaacagggagagaagTAATGCCCAACTCTGTCGATTACTTTGAAGATTCCCCGCTATTCAAACTCCATCTTTTCCGACGCCGCTTTCGAACGACTAGGCATGTATTCAATCGTATTTGGGAAGGAGTGTTAGCATACGACTATTAGTTTGAGTGCAAGGAGGATGTAAACTATCTTGCAATGTTTAGCTCAAAAATTGGCTACATCCAGCAAAACGACCACGTGGGGGGAGGACCAGATGCGTCGGCCGCGTTGGGCGCGCTGCCAACGCATCCAGGAAAACGGCCGGACGCCGCCCCTTTGCCTGACCTAAGCGGAcaaaatccggacaaaacggacgtccattTTGGGTCGAGCGTTGGAGTTGACCTAATGCCTGTACTTCTCTACCCATAATTATAGAACATATCTTCCTTTCACTAGAAGGATTGGAGATGAGTATAACATCACAATTTAGTATTGCATGTTTTCATAAGTTTTGGTATTGTTGGTTAAGCTGATAGTTGTAGATATGCCCATGTTTAGCACTGCATGTTTTCATAAGTTGGTGTTGTTGGTGATGTGTATGTTTCAAAAAGTGTCAATTTAGTATTTTAAGATTAACATACTTGAATAAACAACTTTACTTTCAGTTAGTCTACTATATTAAGTTCCAACGGCTTGATCACCAACACAATCATTCTACAAAGTAATATAATCTTTATCCAATTCCACCTCCTAATCTTCCAACTAATGTTGGTTACCCTGTACTTGACGAGCTTTGGTGCAATGCAATATCTCTCAAACAAAAGTACAACATGTAGTGCACTTACAAGATCAGTGTTATTGCGCATTTCATGCATCATGTTTTACCACTGTTTAAACTAAGACTTAACAATTGTCTTATTCTCAATGTTATTTCGACAAATCAATACACAACTTGAGAAAAACTTGGGTTGTTGATAAAGATAAAGTAGGAAGTTTGATTTTGTAAACAAACATGCGAGACCTTCACACCGCGTGTCATAACTCAAACCAATAAAATTATACCACGAATGTCATTGTAATCATTATTTTCCAAATATCTTTCATTATTTTCTGAACATGGGTGGGCGCAGCAAGACGCACTTTCATGTTCTAGTTATTGAAAGTCAACACGGAGTAACAAAAAAAAGCTTTCTCAGCAAACATTCCttaattaaaacaaaaaaaaaaAGGTTTCTCAGCAAACAATATGCGCAAAAGAAGACTGAAGAATCACATGATGGTGCAAGCACTGGTGGGATCCTCGTCGCTGAAGAGTTGGCAGGCCGACCTGCTGTACCCCCCGCCTGCGTAGCACCCCGCCCCCGCCGGCGTCGGCACGACGCTGACGGCGTAGCCGTACACCCTGCCGCAGCTGCAGCACCTGCACCCCTCGTAGTACCCCTGGTAGCACGGCTTGCAGCAGGAGCAGCCGCAGTGTCCCATTGCCATTGGTTGCGGTGGTGCCGGCCACGAAGGGATCTCCACCGGCGGTGGCTTCACGTCGACCGGCGAAACGGGCCTCACCTGCTCCACTACTGGCTCCGCCGCCGCCGGTGATGAAGAACCCAACGGCGGCAGCTTTAGCTCGGCAGGGTTCTCCCCCGGCTTCTTCTCCTCGATCGTCGCCTCCATCACCGGTGACACGTGTCTGTCAGGGGGAGCCGGCTGCACGGGTGACGGTGGCTTCTCGTCCACGGGTGGCGGCGGGGGTGGCTCATGAATTGGCGATGATGGCGGTGGCTCCTTGGTCTTCCCCTTGTGATTGTTCTTACCGTTGTTCATTGCCGGCGGCTCGGCACCGCCGTTGTGTTGCAGGATGTGGATGCCCTTGATCAGCTTCCGTCCCTTGCACCTGATCTTGCAGGAGAGCTTGTGCGGGTCGAACGGGCCGGCCACCGCGATCGTATGGTTCCCATCGTCGTAGGAGATGGTCCTGATCCTCTCCTCATCTGCACGTACATGCAGGTCCATTTCCATCAAAATTGTAAATTACGTCTGCTAGGATCAGAAGCATGCATGGATGTAAGGTTAATTTCAGCGTACGCACGTACCTTGGAGTTTGCAAAGGATCTTGCGGATCTTTTTGTAACACGGGCAGCACCCAAGATCAACCTTGAGGATCAGCGTGGAGATCTGTGTCGTTGACAACACAGGCATATAACATGCAAGACAAACACGCAAAACTTGTACaacataaatacactatcttgcaaatgacaacacacacacacacacacacacacacacatagagagagagagagtgagaaagAGGGTGCTGACCTTCTCTGCCATGCTTTCCATGTGGCTTCCtacatggagagagagagagagagagagagagagaggccttgAGTGGGGAGAAGAGAGCGAGGCATATAAATTGCAGGGACAAGTAATGAGTTTCCTAATTCCCCAATTAACTGATTAGGCATGCAATTCGTTAGTTTCAATAGCCAAATTTATTTGATTTATTTCCTAGTCAGAGCTGTACTTATTTGCTAGTAACTCCAGATTGTCACCAACCTCCTATTAATAATTTCTTTGCAAATAAGCTCCTTCCAATCTTTTTCTCCGATCCAATGAAGACGGTCCTTTTCATTTAACACTGCGTTTGGATGTCCCAATTGAGATGCCTGAAATGGATTTGGTATTCTCCAAATTGCAattcaggcctcctttggtttgtaggaattttataggaattttataagataggatttgcaaaggaaaaattcctttgaggccctttggtttgtaggaatggattcctattcctatgtaggataggattcaatccttcacattttggaggaaaaaaaacattagcctagactcaatggaaaaattcctatcctatgcatcaaatgacatctcttcctctataggaattgagatgcatgtcatctcacttcctatgattttcctattcctataaaatttctatcctatgaaccaaagaaggcctcAGCTGTTTGGCTGGACTGTGAATTGTCGCTTGGAAACGAAACCCAATCCAGCTTTGTATTCCCTCCCACCAAACTTTCGTTCCACAATACAGAGCCTTGGCGCTGCGATTTGCTCCGAATTGGCCTTTCCCGCAAAACGTACCCCCTCGCTGCCTTATCCCCTGCCTCCTCGAGCAAAAGGAAAAGAAGGGGGAGGAACGAGCGGCGACCACCAGGGAGCTCGGCGGCGAGGCCCACGGATCTCCGCAGCTCCGGTCATAGGTCCGATTCGGCCCGACTCCCTCCTCCTCTTTCCATCTCCTTCCCCAGTCCCTCCTCCCGTTCCCATGTCCGTCCTTGTGCatctcggcggcggcggtggccacaGCAGGACCGTCCTCCCGTCCATCCACCTCTTTCCTATTCCCTCCTCCCGTTCTCCCCGTCCCGAACCACCAGGACTGCGGCGGTCACAACAGGACCACGACAGCCACCAGCAGGGCTTCGGCCGCGGAGGCGCAGGTCTCCTCTGGCCAGTCCAGCTCGTGCTCTTCCTTCTCTCTCTGGTCATGGTGACTCATCCAGCAGCAGGATTTACTTTGTCCATTCTTCTATCTGTAACTTGGTTCATTCCTTTTCTCTTCTCTGTTAACTAACTTTTTGTTTATAAATTGTGCAGATATGTGAACCGAGCTTCAGTCTGCAGGCCGAGTGAAGGTATATGGTGGAAATCCCCTGTTTTCTATGCATTTGTGCATGTGATGTCTTGCTGCAATGTTTTACATCCTACATAATCGAATTGTACAGCTCAATGCCGGATCAATTGGAGTTGGTTGAGTGGATAAATGAAGAAAATAAAAGACGAAAGAGGAAAAGAATTGTTCTGACTAGATTGTTTGTTGAAACATGTGCTCTCGCATTAGCATTTGTTACTACACAAAGGAATAGGGGACCAAGGGACCTAGGAACTTTTAATGATGATGAGGACAATATTAGGAATAGGAAATATTTGcttaaatgcatgtatgatagatcTGCAGTGGCATGCTATGATCAATTGCGCCTAACTAAACGAAACTGTTTATGTCAAGCATTTGGACCTATCTTCTAAATTGTTGTGATTTATGTCATGTACGAGACCATATTTGAGAGTACGTGCTATTTGTTATTGTTTCGAATTTTGTGTTATGTTACCGTAAAAAAATATTGTTGTCATTGTATCGCCATTTGTGTTTCCTGATGCATTTCTAGAATATTTAATTATTTTATTGCTATATATTCATTCATAGTCAGATTTCATTTCTGGGTGATGTAGAACAAGGTATAACCTGGTAATGTAGCTATGCAATTCCAAAGTTTGTCATCCAAACAAGATTCTGCATTGAAATCTCAGAGGCATTTCAAGGGCCAATTCGCTGGACAACCAAACAGGTGAATTCGTATTCATCCCATTCCAGTTTCCTCACCGATTTGGAATTCCGATCAATTCAATACGGAGCTCTCCAATGGAGACATCCAAACGGAGCTAAGGGTTTACTGGATACACGGAAATTATATGCGTATATTTTTTTCCCAAGAGAACAAACACCCACAATATGATCATTTAATTGTGTGTTGTACTAAATATACGATTAAAACATAAATGGCTGGTCAATTTTTGGTCTTGGACATGGTGCTTCTGTTGGTAAAGGGAGTACCGAAAGTCAATTATATTAGTTCATCCAAGTGTTTTCTCCTCCTTCTCCCTACCACCAAACCCTAGGAGCTAGGGCGGCGGTGCCGATCTACCTCCTTCATGGTGAGATCAAAGCTCCCCTCTCCGTTCAGTTGCTAGTTCGCCGACGGGACCCCGCTGTCTCAGACGGTGGTGATGGGGTGACGTTTCTAGTTTAATTTTTGTCCCCATTCGTCGATGGTTGTCGGCATGGAATAAATCTTCCCCACCTTGTCCACATGGCGATGGTGCTTCTTGGCATCGTTGCGAGTCATGTGTCCCTAGATTTGGTTCTCTAGAATATG
This window harbors:
- the LOC119352566 gene encoding uncharacterized protein LOC119352566, which produces MSLFLSKQYAQKKTEESHDGASTGGILVAEELAGRPAVPPACVAPRPRRRRHDADGVAVHPAAAAAPAPLVVPLVARLAAGAAADVDALDQLPSLAPDLAGELVRVERAGHRDRMVPIVVGDGPDPLLICTYMQFAKDLADLFVTRAAPKINLEDQRGDLCR